Proteins from a genomic interval of Quercus robur chromosome 9, dhQueRobu3.1, whole genome shotgun sequence:
- the LOC126699321 gene encoding uncharacterized protein At1g28695-like → MEFFKDRRTHITITVCLLSFCLLYVFLTPYIGFTPLFSFPYQPCTLSKTCNVTSNKDALEAALSEASMENKTVVIAIVNKAYVEGDKPMLDLFLDSFWLGEDTRKLVDHLLLVAVDETSFERCKFLRLHCYRLQMDDGVDSNGEKVYMSDSFIKMMWRRTLFLGEVLKRDYSFVFTDTDVMWLRNPFPMLSQNERIDLQISTDNFNGNEWSEDNPINTGFYFIRSNNKTMSLFDAWYAMKNNSVGLKEQDVLLNMMHEGAFKELGLTVRFLDTNYFSGFCKDSEDFKAVRTVHANCCRTISAKLTDLMAVIHDWERNKRASTNESLSTAWSSHVACSDSWKS, encoded by the exons ATGGAATTTTTCAAAGATCGACGCACTCATATAACAATCACAGTCTGCCTTTTGTCCTTCTGTTTACTCTATGTATTCCTAACCCCCTACATCGGTTTCACGCCACTCTTTTCATTCCCATATCAACCATGTACACTCTCTAAGACG TGCAACGTGACCAGCAACAAAGATGCACTCGAAGCTGCTTTATCTGAGGCTTCAATGGAGAACAAGACCGTAGTAATCGCTATTGTCAACAAGGCTTATGTAGAAGGCGATAAGCCAATGCTAGATTTGTTTTTGGATAGTTTTTGGCTTGGGGAAGATACACGAAAATTGGTTGATCACCTTCTACTTGTTGCGGTCGATGAGACATCGTTTGAACGGTGCAAATTTCTTCGGCTTCATTGCTATAGGCTCCAAATGGACGATGGGGTAGACTCCAATGGTGAGAAGGTTTACATGTCTGATAGTTTTATCAAGATGATGTGGAGGAGAACCCTGTTTCTTGGAGAAGTACTAAAGCGAGATTACAGCTTTGTTTTCACG GACACTGATGTAATGTGGTTAAGGAACCCATTTCCAATGCTAAGCCAAAATGAAAGGATAGATCTTCAAATCAGCACTGATAACTTCAATGGCAACGAATGGTCTGAAGACAATCCCATCAACACTGGCTTCTACTTTATCAGATCCAACAACAAGACCATGTCATTGTTTGATGCATGGTATGCCATGAAAAATAACTCTGTGGGACTAAAGGAGCAAGATGTTTTATTAAACATGATGCATGAAGGTGCGTTTAAAGAGCTAGGCCTTACCGTGAGGTTCTTGGACACAAATTATTTCAGTGGGTTCTGCAAAGATAGCGAAGACTTTAAAGCTGTTCGAACCGTTCATGCCAATTGCTGTCGTACTATTAGTGCTAAGCTGACGGATCTGATGGCTGTTATTCACGATTGGGAGAGAAACAAGAGGGCATCTACCAATGAGAGTTTATCCACTGCATGGTCAAGCCACGTGGCATGTTCTGATTCATGGaaaagttaa